The Seriola aureovittata isolate HTS-2021-v1 ecotype China chromosome 2, ASM2101889v1, whole genome shotgun sequence genome has a segment encoding these proteins:
- the ampd2a gene encoding AMP deaminase 2 isoform X3 produces MSGDLCGASGPKPLRPQRSLPGTPVSLTHYPIDLRTSMEEKYKEIAQELFTRSMAESEMRSAPYEFPEDSPIEQLEERRHRLERQISQDIKLEPEILLRAKQDFMKIDSAADLELMKEQSVDTVDDGFKGREMPMEREYQRVSISGEEKCGVPFTDLVDAAKCVVKALFIREKYINRSMQSFCKTTTHALQDLGMKPLDLRVYDDIPETPVDADAPVHPPVSETHPYDNQDPKNMPPDTGYGCKMVDGVVRVYTKKNNMESTELDLPYPDLKEYIADMNVMMALIINGPVKSFCYRRLQYLSSKFQMHILLNEMKELAAQKKVPHRDFYNIRKVDTHIHASSCMNQKHLLRFIKRAMKKYPGEIVHIERGRGQTLKEVFETMNLTAFDLSVDTLDMHADRNTFHRFDKFNAKYNPIGESILREIFIKTDNHVEGKYFAHIIKEVMYDLEESKYQNSELRLSIYGRSRDEWDKLAQWAVKHRVYSDNVRWLIQVPRLFDVYHTKKQLANFQEMLENIFLPLFEVTINPRSHPELHLFLEHVVGFDSVDDESKPEHHIFNLDSPLPANWTEEDNPPYSYYLYYTYANMTVLNHLRRRRGFHTFVLRPHCGEAGPIHHLVSGFMLSENISHGLLLRKAPVLQYLYYLAQIGIAMSPLSNNSLFLSYHRNPLPEYLSRGLMVSLSTDDPLQFHFTKEPLMEEYSIATQVWKLSSCDMCELARNSVLMSGFSHKAKSYWLGPSYSKEGPESNDIRRTNVPDIRVAYRSETLSEELNLITHAVRTEELDTIDEEDSLSMGPLPGQR; encoded by the exons ATGTCAGGTG ATCTGTGTGGTGCATCTGGGCCCAAGCCCCTCAGGCCCCAGCGATCCCTCCCAGGGACGcctgtttctctcacacactaCCCCATTGACCTGCGAACATCCATGGAGGAAAAGTACAAAGAGATTGCTCAG GAGCTGTTCACGCGCAGCATGGCAGAGAGCGAGATGCGAAGCGCTCCTTATGAGTTCCCGGAGGACAGCCCTATTgaacagctggaggagagacgGCACCGCCTAGAGAGGCAAATCAGCCAGGACATTAA GCTTGAGCCAGAGATCTTGCTCCGTGCCAAACAGGACTTCATGAAAATCGACAGTGCGGCAGACCTAGA gTTAATGAAGGAGCAGAGTGTGGACACGGTTGATGATGGCTTTAAGGGGAGGGAAATGCCAATGGAGCGAGAGTACCAGCGGGTCTCAATATCTGGAGAGGAAAAGTGTGGG GTGCCTTTCACTGACCTGGTAGATGCTGCTAAGTGTGTGGTGAAGGCGTTATTCATTCGGGAGAAGTACATAAACCGATCCATGCAGAGCTTTTGTAAGACCACAACTCACGCCTTACAGGACCTCGGGATGAAGCCTCTGGATCTGAGAGTCTATGATGACATACCGGAGACCCCTGTAGATGCTG ATGCCCCCGTCCACCCACCTGTTTCCGAGACACACCCCTATGACAATCAGGACCCCAAGAATATGCCACCAGACACTGGATATGGGTGCAAGATGGTGGATGGAGTAGTCCGTGTCTAcaccaagaaaaacaacatgga AAGCACAGAACTGGACCTGCCGTATCCTGACCTGAAGGAGTATATTGCAGACATGAATGTTATGATGGCCCTCATCATCAACGGGCCAGT GAAGTCTTTCTGCTACCGCCGCCTCCAGTACCTAAGCTCCAAATTCCAGATGCACATCCTCCTGAATGAGATGAAGGAGTTAGCAGCTCAGAAGAAGGTTCCTCATAGAGACTTCTACAATATACGAAAG gtggacacacacatacatgcatcaTCCTGCATGAACCAGAAGCACCTGCTGCGATTCATCAAGAGAGCCATGAAAAAATATCCCGGGGAGATCGTTCACATTGAGCGTGGCCGGGGTCAGACCCTCAAGGAAGTGTTTGAGACCATGAACCTGACAGCCTTCGACCTGAGTGTTGACACTCTCGACATGCATGCG GACCGTAACACGTTCCATAGGTTTGACAAGTTCAATGCCAAATACAACCCCATTGGAGAATCCATCCTCAGAGAGATTTTCATCAAGACTGACAACCACGTTGAAGGAAAATACTTTGCACACATAATCAAG GAGGTGATGTATGACTTGGAGGAGAGCAAATACCAGAACTCTGAGCTACGTCTGTCCATCTATGGCCGCTCCCGAGATGAGTGGGACAAGCTGGCTCAGTGGGCCGTCAAACACCGAGTGTACTCTGATAATGTGCGCTGGCTTATCCAGGTGCCACGTCTATT TGATGTTTACCACACAAAGAAGCAGCTGGCTAATTTCCAGGAGATGTTGGAGAATATCTTCTTACCTCTGTTTGAGGTCACGATCAACCCCCGCAGTCATCCTGAGCTGCATCTCTTCCTGGAACAT GTGGTGGGTTTTGACAGTGTGGACGATGAGTCCAAACCTGAGCACCACATTTTCAACCTTGACAGTCCGCTGCCAGCCAACTGGACAGAAGAAGACAACCCACCCTACTCCTACTACCTCTACTATACTTACGCCAACATGACTGTGCTCAACCACCTGCGAAG GCGTCGAGGATTCCATACATTTGTCCTGCGACCTCACTGTGGGGAGGCGGGGCCAATCCACCACCTGGTGTCAGGTTTCATGTTATCAGAGAACATCTCCCATGGGCTGCTGCTCAGAAAG GCTCCAGTGCTGCAGTATCTTTACTACCTGGCTCAAATTGGCATTGCCATGTCACCACTGAGTAACAACAGCCTGTTCCTCAGTTACCATCGCAACCCACTGCCGGAGTACCTGTCCAGAGGCCTCATGGTCTCTCTGTCCACTGATGATCCCCTTCAGTTCCACTTCACTAAG GAGCCTCTGATGGAGGAATACAGCATTGCTACTCAGGTGTGGAAACTGAGTTCCTGTGACATGTGTGAGCTGGCAAGAAACAGTGTCCTCATGAGTGGGTTTTCACACAAG GCCAAAAGTTACTGGTTGGGCCCCAGTTATTCCAAGGAGGGTCCTGAAAGCAACGACATCCGTCGCACCAACGTCCCTGATATCCGTGTGGCATACCGCAGCGAGACGCTCTCTGAGGAGCTTAATCTCATCACTCATGCCGTGCGCACAGAGGAGCTGGACACTATTGATGAGGAGGACTCTCTGTCCATGGGCCCTCTGCCAGGACAGCGCTGA
- the ampd2a gene encoding AMP deaminase 2 isoform X4 — MEEKYKEIAQELFTRSMAESEMRSAPYEFPEDSPIEQLEERRHRLERQISQDIKLEPEILLRAKQDFMKIDSAADLELMKEQSVDTVDDGFKGREMPMEREYQRVSISGEEKCGVPFTDLVDAAKCVVKALFIREKYINRSMQSFCKTTTHALQDLGMKPLDLRVYDDIPETPVDADAPVHPPVSETHPYDNQDPKNMPPDTGYGCKMVDGVVRVYTKKNNMESTELDLPYPDLKEYIADMNVMMALIINGPVKSFCYRRLQYLSSKFQMHILLNEMKELAAQKKVPHRDFYNIRKVDTHIHASSCMNQKHLLRFIKRAMKKYPGEIVHIERGRGQTLKEVFETMNLTAFDLSVDTLDMHADRNTFHRFDKFNAKYNPIGESILREIFIKTDNHVEGKYFAHIIKEVMYDLEESKYQNSELRLSIYGRSRDEWDKLAQWAVKHRVYSDNVRWLIQVPRLFDVYHTKKQLANFQEMLENIFLPLFEVTINPRSHPELHLFLEHVVGFDSVDDESKPEHHIFNLDSPLPANWTEEDNPPYSYYLYYTYANMTVLNHLRRRRGFHTFVLRPHCGEAGPIHHLVSGFMLSENISHGLLLRKAPVLQYLYYLAQIGIAMSPLSNNSLFLSYHRNPLPEYLSRGLMVSLSTDDPLQFHFTKEPLMEEYSIATQVWKLSSCDMCELARNSVLMSGFSHKAKSYWLGPSYSKEGPESNDIRRTNVPDIRVAYRSETLSEELNLITHAVRTEELDTIDEEDSLSMGPLPGQR, encoded by the exons ATGGAGGAAAAGTACAAAGAGATTGCTCAG GAGCTGTTCACGCGCAGCATGGCAGAGAGCGAGATGCGAAGCGCTCCTTATGAGTTCCCGGAGGACAGCCCTATTgaacagctggaggagagacgGCACCGCCTAGAGAGGCAAATCAGCCAGGACATTAA GCTTGAGCCAGAGATCTTGCTCCGTGCCAAACAGGACTTCATGAAAATCGACAGTGCGGCAGACCTAGA gTTAATGAAGGAGCAGAGTGTGGACACGGTTGATGATGGCTTTAAGGGGAGGGAAATGCCAATGGAGCGAGAGTACCAGCGGGTCTCAATATCTGGAGAGGAAAAGTGTGGG GTGCCTTTCACTGACCTGGTAGATGCTGCTAAGTGTGTGGTGAAGGCGTTATTCATTCGGGAGAAGTACATAAACCGATCCATGCAGAGCTTTTGTAAGACCACAACTCACGCCTTACAGGACCTCGGGATGAAGCCTCTGGATCTGAGAGTCTATGATGACATACCGGAGACCCCTGTAGATGCTG ATGCCCCCGTCCACCCACCTGTTTCCGAGACACACCCCTATGACAATCAGGACCCCAAGAATATGCCACCAGACACTGGATATGGGTGCAAGATGGTGGATGGAGTAGTCCGTGTCTAcaccaagaaaaacaacatgga AAGCACAGAACTGGACCTGCCGTATCCTGACCTGAAGGAGTATATTGCAGACATGAATGTTATGATGGCCCTCATCATCAACGGGCCAGT GAAGTCTTTCTGCTACCGCCGCCTCCAGTACCTAAGCTCCAAATTCCAGATGCACATCCTCCTGAATGAGATGAAGGAGTTAGCAGCTCAGAAGAAGGTTCCTCATAGAGACTTCTACAATATACGAAAG gtggacacacacatacatgcatcaTCCTGCATGAACCAGAAGCACCTGCTGCGATTCATCAAGAGAGCCATGAAAAAATATCCCGGGGAGATCGTTCACATTGAGCGTGGCCGGGGTCAGACCCTCAAGGAAGTGTTTGAGACCATGAACCTGACAGCCTTCGACCTGAGTGTTGACACTCTCGACATGCATGCG GACCGTAACACGTTCCATAGGTTTGACAAGTTCAATGCCAAATACAACCCCATTGGAGAATCCATCCTCAGAGAGATTTTCATCAAGACTGACAACCACGTTGAAGGAAAATACTTTGCACACATAATCAAG GAGGTGATGTATGACTTGGAGGAGAGCAAATACCAGAACTCTGAGCTACGTCTGTCCATCTATGGCCGCTCCCGAGATGAGTGGGACAAGCTGGCTCAGTGGGCCGTCAAACACCGAGTGTACTCTGATAATGTGCGCTGGCTTATCCAGGTGCCACGTCTATT TGATGTTTACCACACAAAGAAGCAGCTGGCTAATTTCCAGGAGATGTTGGAGAATATCTTCTTACCTCTGTTTGAGGTCACGATCAACCCCCGCAGTCATCCTGAGCTGCATCTCTTCCTGGAACAT GTGGTGGGTTTTGACAGTGTGGACGATGAGTCCAAACCTGAGCACCACATTTTCAACCTTGACAGTCCGCTGCCAGCCAACTGGACAGAAGAAGACAACCCACCCTACTCCTACTACCTCTACTATACTTACGCCAACATGACTGTGCTCAACCACCTGCGAAG GCGTCGAGGATTCCATACATTTGTCCTGCGACCTCACTGTGGGGAGGCGGGGCCAATCCACCACCTGGTGTCAGGTTTCATGTTATCAGAGAACATCTCCCATGGGCTGCTGCTCAGAAAG GCTCCAGTGCTGCAGTATCTTTACTACCTGGCTCAAATTGGCATTGCCATGTCACCACTGAGTAACAACAGCCTGTTCCTCAGTTACCATCGCAACCCACTGCCGGAGTACCTGTCCAGAGGCCTCATGGTCTCTCTGTCCACTGATGATCCCCTTCAGTTCCACTTCACTAAG GAGCCTCTGATGGAGGAATACAGCATTGCTACTCAGGTGTGGAAACTGAGTTCCTGTGACATGTGTGAGCTGGCAAGAAACAGTGTCCTCATGAGTGGGTTTTCACACAAG GCCAAAAGTTACTGGTTGGGCCCCAGTTATTCCAAGGAGGGTCCTGAAAGCAACGACATCCGTCGCACCAACGTCCCTGATATCCGTGTGGCATACCGCAGCGAGACGCTCTCTGAGGAGCTTAATCTCATCACTCATGCCGTGCGCACAGAGGAGCTGGACACTATTGATGAGGAGGACTCTCTGTCCATGGGCCCTCTGCCAGGACAGCGCTGA
- the ampd2a gene encoding AMP deaminase 2 isoform X1 yields the protein MPSSVAIFPCIGYRKLIPWLLGQPRRMAPSRSGGSLGLPFSSSLCSMPADLLLAGRRSQLCRGASPGPVWVLPPRCPTMRQSSSIRATAPLSLCWPLRSSDSLCSSSNRSTDGKMSSSSSTSSSTTDGQGKPKPKSPFRKRGSLQSTTSPDLCGASGPKPLRPQRSLPGTPVSLTHYPIDLRTSMEEKYKEIAQELFTRSMAESEMRSAPYEFPEDSPIEQLEERRHRLERQISQDIKLEPEILLRAKQDFMKIDSAADLELMKEQSVDTVDDGFKGREMPMEREYQRVSISGEEKCGVPFTDLVDAAKCVVKALFIREKYINRSMQSFCKTTTHALQDLGMKPLDLRVYDDIPETPVDADAPVHPPVSETHPYDNQDPKNMPPDTGYGCKMVDGVVRVYTKKNNMESTELDLPYPDLKEYIADMNVMMALIINGPVKSFCYRRLQYLSSKFQMHILLNEMKELAAQKKVPHRDFYNIRKVDTHIHASSCMNQKHLLRFIKRAMKKYPGEIVHIERGRGQTLKEVFETMNLTAFDLSVDTLDMHADRNTFHRFDKFNAKYNPIGESILREIFIKTDNHVEGKYFAHIIKEVMYDLEESKYQNSELRLSIYGRSRDEWDKLAQWAVKHRVYSDNVRWLIQVPRLFDVYHTKKQLANFQEMLENIFLPLFEVTINPRSHPELHLFLEHVVGFDSVDDESKPEHHIFNLDSPLPANWTEEDNPPYSYYLYYTYANMTVLNHLRRRRGFHTFVLRPHCGEAGPIHHLVSGFMLSENISHGLLLRKAPVLQYLYYLAQIGIAMSPLSNNSLFLSYHRNPLPEYLSRGLMVSLSTDDPLQFHFTKEPLMEEYSIATQVWKLSSCDMCELARNSVLMSGFSHKAKSYWLGPSYSKEGPESNDIRRTNVPDIRVAYRSETLSEELNLITHAVRTEELDTIDEEDSLSMGPLPGQR from the exons ATGCCCTCCTCTGTGGCTATTTTCCCCTGCATTGGCTACAGGAAGCTCATTCCCTGGTTGCTAGGGCAACCAAGGAGGATGGCCCCTAGCAGGAGCGGGGGAAGCCTTGGGCTGCCTTTCAGCTCGTCGCTTTGCAGCATGCctgctgacctgctgctggCAGGGAGGAGGAGCCAACTCTGCAGAGGAGCTTCTCCCGGCCCAGTATGGGTCCTGCCGCCCCGCTGCCCCACCATGAGACAGAGCTCCAGCATTAGAGCTactgctcctctctccctctgctggccACTGCGCAGCTCTGACTCGCTCTGCTCCAGTAGTAACAGGAGCACAGACGGCAAGAtgtcatcctcttcctccacctcctcctccaccaccgaTGGACAAGGGAAGCCTAAACCTAAATCCCCGTTTCGCAAGAGGGGGAGTTTGCAGAGCACCACCAGCCCTG ATCTGTGTGGTGCATCTGGGCCCAAGCCCCTCAGGCCCCAGCGATCCCTCCCAGGGACGcctgtttctctcacacactaCCCCATTGACCTGCGAACATCCATGGAGGAAAAGTACAAAGAGATTGCTCAG GAGCTGTTCACGCGCAGCATGGCAGAGAGCGAGATGCGAAGCGCTCCTTATGAGTTCCCGGAGGACAGCCCTATTgaacagctggaggagagacgGCACCGCCTAGAGAGGCAAATCAGCCAGGACATTAA GCTTGAGCCAGAGATCTTGCTCCGTGCCAAACAGGACTTCATGAAAATCGACAGTGCGGCAGACCTAGA gTTAATGAAGGAGCAGAGTGTGGACACGGTTGATGATGGCTTTAAGGGGAGGGAAATGCCAATGGAGCGAGAGTACCAGCGGGTCTCAATATCTGGAGAGGAAAAGTGTGGG GTGCCTTTCACTGACCTGGTAGATGCTGCTAAGTGTGTGGTGAAGGCGTTATTCATTCGGGAGAAGTACATAAACCGATCCATGCAGAGCTTTTGTAAGACCACAACTCACGCCTTACAGGACCTCGGGATGAAGCCTCTGGATCTGAGAGTCTATGATGACATACCGGAGACCCCTGTAGATGCTG ATGCCCCCGTCCACCCACCTGTTTCCGAGACACACCCCTATGACAATCAGGACCCCAAGAATATGCCACCAGACACTGGATATGGGTGCAAGATGGTGGATGGAGTAGTCCGTGTCTAcaccaagaaaaacaacatgga AAGCACAGAACTGGACCTGCCGTATCCTGACCTGAAGGAGTATATTGCAGACATGAATGTTATGATGGCCCTCATCATCAACGGGCCAGT GAAGTCTTTCTGCTACCGCCGCCTCCAGTACCTAAGCTCCAAATTCCAGATGCACATCCTCCTGAATGAGATGAAGGAGTTAGCAGCTCAGAAGAAGGTTCCTCATAGAGACTTCTACAATATACGAAAG gtggacacacacatacatgcatcaTCCTGCATGAACCAGAAGCACCTGCTGCGATTCATCAAGAGAGCCATGAAAAAATATCCCGGGGAGATCGTTCACATTGAGCGTGGCCGGGGTCAGACCCTCAAGGAAGTGTTTGAGACCATGAACCTGACAGCCTTCGACCTGAGTGTTGACACTCTCGACATGCATGCG GACCGTAACACGTTCCATAGGTTTGACAAGTTCAATGCCAAATACAACCCCATTGGAGAATCCATCCTCAGAGAGATTTTCATCAAGACTGACAACCACGTTGAAGGAAAATACTTTGCACACATAATCAAG GAGGTGATGTATGACTTGGAGGAGAGCAAATACCAGAACTCTGAGCTACGTCTGTCCATCTATGGCCGCTCCCGAGATGAGTGGGACAAGCTGGCTCAGTGGGCCGTCAAACACCGAGTGTACTCTGATAATGTGCGCTGGCTTATCCAGGTGCCACGTCTATT TGATGTTTACCACACAAAGAAGCAGCTGGCTAATTTCCAGGAGATGTTGGAGAATATCTTCTTACCTCTGTTTGAGGTCACGATCAACCCCCGCAGTCATCCTGAGCTGCATCTCTTCCTGGAACAT GTGGTGGGTTTTGACAGTGTGGACGATGAGTCCAAACCTGAGCACCACATTTTCAACCTTGACAGTCCGCTGCCAGCCAACTGGACAGAAGAAGACAACCCACCCTACTCCTACTACCTCTACTATACTTACGCCAACATGACTGTGCTCAACCACCTGCGAAG GCGTCGAGGATTCCATACATTTGTCCTGCGACCTCACTGTGGGGAGGCGGGGCCAATCCACCACCTGGTGTCAGGTTTCATGTTATCAGAGAACATCTCCCATGGGCTGCTGCTCAGAAAG GCTCCAGTGCTGCAGTATCTTTACTACCTGGCTCAAATTGGCATTGCCATGTCACCACTGAGTAACAACAGCCTGTTCCTCAGTTACCATCGCAACCCACTGCCGGAGTACCTGTCCAGAGGCCTCATGGTCTCTCTGTCCACTGATGATCCCCTTCAGTTCCACTTCACTAAG GAGCCTCTGATGGAGGAATACAGCATTGCTACTCAGGTGTGGAAACTGAGTTCCTGTGACATGTGTGAGCTGGCAAGAAACAGTGTCCTCATGAGTGGGTTTTCACACAAG GCCAAAAGTTACTGGTTGGGCCCCAGTTATTCCAAGGAGGGTCCTGAAAGCAACGACATCCGTCGCACCAACGTCCCTGATATCCGTGTGGCATACCGCAGCGAGACGCTCTCTGAGGAGCTTAATCTCATCACTCATGCCGTGCGCACAGAGGAGCTGGACACTATTGATGAGGAGGACTCTCTGTCCATGGGCCCTCTGCCAGGACAGCGCTGA
- the ampd2a gene encoding AMP deaminase 2 isoform X2, translating to MPSSVAIFPCIGYRKLIPWLLGQPRRMAPSRSGGSLGLPFSSSLCSMPADLLLAGRRSQLCRGASPGPVWVLPPRCPTMRQSSSIRATAPLSLCWPLRSSDSLCSSSNRSTDGKMSSSSSTSSSTTDGQGKPKPKSPFRKRGSLQSTTSPDLCGASGPKPLRPQRSLPGTPVSLTHYPIDLRTSMEEKYKEIAQELFTRSMAESEMRSAPYEFPEDSPIEQLEERRHRLERQISQDIKLMKEQSVDTVDDGFKGREMPMEREYQRVSISGEEKCGVPFTDLVDAAKCVVKALFIREKYINRSMQSFCKTTTHALQDLGMKPLDLRVYDDIPETPVDADAPVHPPVSETHPYDNQDPKNMPPDTGYGCKMVDGVVRVYTKKNNMESTELDLPYPDLKEYIADMNVMMALIINGPVKSFCYRRLQYLSSKFQMHILLNEMKELAAQKKVPHRDFYNIRKVDTHIHASSCMNQKHLLRFIKRAMKKYPGEIVHIERGRGQTLKEVFETMNLTAFDLSVDTLDMHADRNTFHRFDKFNAKYNPIGESILREIFIKTDNHVEGKYFAHIIKEVMYDLEESKYQNSELRLSIYGRSRDEWDKLAQWAVKHRVYSDNVRWLIQVPRLFDVYHTKKQLANFQEMLENIFLPLFEVTINPRSHPELHLFLEHVVGFDSVDDESKPEHHIFNLDSPLPANWTEEDNPPYSYYLYYTYANMTVLNHLRRRRGFHTFVLRPHCGEAGPIHHLVSGFMLSENISHGLLLRKAPVLQYLYYLAQIGIAMSPLSNNSLFLSYHRNPLPEYLSRGLMVSLSTDDPLQFHFTKEPLMEEYSIATQVWKLSSCDMCELARNSVLMSGFSHKAKSYWLGPSYSKEGPESNDIRRTNVPDIRVAYRSETLSEELNLITHAVRTEELDTIDEEDSLSMGPLPGQR from the exons ATGCCCTCCTCTGTGGCTATTTTCCCCTGCATTGGCTACAGGAAGCTCATTCCCTGGTTGCTAGGGCAACCAAGGAGGATGGCCCCTAGCAGGAGCGGGGGAAGCCTTGGGCTGCCTTTCAGCTCGTCGCTTTGCAGCATGCctgctgacctgctgctggCAGGGAGGAGGAGCCAACTCTGCAGAGGAGCTTCTCCCGGCCCAGTATGGGTCCTGCCGCCCCGCTGCCCCACCATGAGACAGAGCTCCAGCATTAGAGCTactgctcctctctccctctgctggccACTGCGCAGCTCTGACTCGCTCTGCTCCAGTAGTAACAGGAGCACAGACGGCAAGAtgtcatcctcttcctccacctcctcctccaccaccgaTGGACAAGGGAAGCCTAAACCTAAATCCCCGTTTCGCAAGAGGGGGAGTTTGCAGAGCACCACCAGCCCTG ATCTGTGTGGTGCATCTGGGCCCAAGCCCCTCAGGCCCCAGCGATCCCTCCCAGGGACGcctgtttctctcacacactaCCCCATTGACCTGCGAACATCCATGGAGGAAAAGTACAAAGAGATTGCTCAG GAGCTGTTCACGCGCAGCATGGCAGAGAGCGAGATGCGAAGCGCTCCTTATGAGTTCCCGGAGGACAGCCCTATTgaacagctggaggagagacgGCACCGCCTAGAGAGGCAAATCAGCCAGGACATTAA gTTAATGAAGGAGCAGAGTGTGGACACGGTTGATGATGGCTTTAAGGGGAGGGAAATGCCAATGGAGCGAGAGTACCAGCGGGTCTCAATATCTGGAGAGGAAAAGTGTGGG GTGCCTTTCACTGACCTGGTAGATGCTGCTAAGTGTGTGGTGAAGGCGTTATTCATTCGGGAGAAGTACATAAACCGATCCATGCAGAGCTTTTGTAAGACCACAACTCACGCCTTACAGGACCTCGGGATGAAGCCTCTGGATCTGAGAGTCTATGATGACATACCGGAGACCCCTGTAGATGCTG ATGCCCCCGTCCACCCACCTGTTTCCGAGACACACCCCTATGACAATCAGGACCCCAAGAATATGCCACCAGACACTGGATATGGGTGCAAGATGGTGGATGGAGTAGTCCGTGTCTAcaccaagaaaaacaacatgga AAGCACAGAACTGGACCTGCCGTATCCTGACCTGAAGGAGTATATTGCAGACATGAATGTTATGATGGCCCTCATCATCAACGGGCCAGT GAAGTCTTTCTGCTACCGCCGCCTCCAGTACCTAAGCTCCAAATTCCAGATGCACATCCTCCTGAATGAGATGAAGGAGTTAGCAGCTCAGAAGAAGGTTCCTCATAGAGACTTCTACAATATACGAAAG gtggacacacacatacatgcatcaTCCTGCATGAACCAGAAGCACCTGCTGCGATTCATCAAGAGAGCCATGAAAAAATATCCCGGGGAGATCGTTCACATTGAGCGTGGCCGGGGTCAGACCCTCAAGGAAGTGTTTGAGACCATGAACCTGACAGCCTTCGACCTGAGTGTTGACACTCTCGACATGCATGCG GACCGTAACACGTTCCATAGGTTTGACAAGTTCAATGCCAAATACAACCCCATTGGAGAATCCATCCTCAGAGAGATTTTCATCAAGACTGACAACCACGTTGAAGGAAAATACTTTGCACACATAATCAAG GAGGTGATGTATGACTTGGAGGAGAGCAAATACCAGAACTCTGAGCTACGTCTGTCCATCTATGGCCGCTCCCGAGATGAGTGGGACAAGCTGGCTCAGTGGGCCGTCAAACACCGAGTGTACTCTGATAATGTGCGCTGGCTTATCCAGGTGCCACGTCTATT TGATGTTTACCACACAAAGAAGCAGCTGGCTAATTTCCAGGAGATGTTGGAGAATATCTTCTTACCTCTGTTTGAGGTCACGATCAACCCCCGCAGTCATCCTGAGCTGCATCTCTTCCTGGAACAT GTGGTGGGTTTTGACAGTGTGGACGATGAGTCCAAACCTGAGCACCACATTTTCAACCTTGACAGTCCGCTGCCAGCCAACTGGACAGAAGAAGACAACCCACCCTACTCCTACTACCTCTACTATACTTACGCCAACATGACTGTGCTCAACCACCTGCGAAG GCGTCGAGGATTCCATACATTTGTCCTGCGACCTCACTGTGGGGAGGCGGGGCCAATCCACCACCTGGTGTCAGGTTTCATGTTATCAGAGAACATCTCCCATGGGCTGCTGCTCAGAAAG GCTCCAGTGCTGCAGTATCTTTACTACCTGGCTCAAATTGGCATTGCCATGTCACCACTGAGTAACAACAGCCTGTTCCTCAGTTACCATCGCAACCCACTGCCGGAGTACCTGTCCAGAGGCCTCATGGTCTCTCTGTCCACTGATGATCCCCTTCAGTTCCACTTCACTAAG GAGCCTCTGATGGAGGAATACAGCATTGCTACTCAGGTGTGGAAACTGAGTTCCTGTGACATGTGTGAGCTGGCAAGAAACAGTGTCCTCATGAGTGGGTTTTCACACAAG GCCAAAAGTTACTGGTTGGGCCCCAGTTATTCCAAGGAGGGTCCTGAAAGCAACGACATCCGTCGCACCAACGTCCCTGATATCCGTGTGGCATACCGCAGCGAGACGCTCTCTGAGGAGCTTAATCTCATCACTCATGCCGTGCGCACAGAGGAGCTGGACACTATTGATGAGGAGGACTCTCTGTCCATGGGCCCTCTGCCAGGACAGCGCTGA